A genomic stretch from Anaerolinea thermophila UNI-1 includes:
- the thpR gene encoding RNA 2',3'-cyclic phosphodiesterase, with the protein MNAIRAFIAIDLPEDLRHKLGEIMDSLKKKTPRAVRWVPPQNIHLTLKFLGNVSPNNLNTLTQMLRQEALRHSPMQFSVGSLGAFPSKQRPRVIWVGVHAPPALMDLQRCVDQETAVLGYPVEEREYSPHLTLGRVSQNVTALELRQIADALFDTHVGDLGVVRVTEIRLYRSDLQPGGSVYTPLFTAPLKR; encoded by the coding sequence ATGAACGCTATTCGTGCTTTTATTGCCATTGACTTACCTGAAGACCTGCGACACAAATTGGGAGAGATCATGGACTCTCTCAAAAAGAAAACCCCGCGGGCGGTGCGATGGGTGCCCCCGCAAAACATTCACTTAACCCTGAAGTTTCTTGGCAACGTCTCGCCCAACAATCTGAACACCCTGACCCAGATGCTCCGGCAGGAAGCCTTGCGACATAGCCCCATGCAGTTTTCGGTAGGCAGTTTGGGCGCCTTCCCATCCAAACAACGTCCTCGCGTGATCTGGGTGGGGGTCCATGCTCCCCCTGCCCTGATGGACCTGCAGCGCTGTGTAGATCAGGAAACTGCCGTCCTCGGATACCCGGTAGAAGAGCGCGAATACAGCCCGCATCTCACATTGGGGCGAGTCTCTCAAAACGTCACTGCGCTGGAACTGCGCCAGATTGCCGATGCACTGTTCGATACCCATGTAGGCGATTTAGGTGTGGTTCGTGTGACCGAAATCCGCCTGTACCGCAGTGATTTACAGCCCGGCGGTTCGGTATATACACCGCTTTTCACCGCGCCCTTAAAACGATAG
- the rsfS gene encoding ribosome silencing factor yields the protein MVHALEEKKGEQIVLMDIHEIAVFADYFIFCNGTSNRMIESLVESVSEAAHKLFHLDVKVEGLPDDGWMVVDLGDVVIHLFSPDQREYYRLEQLWDKGKVLLRLQ from the coding sequence ATGGTGCACGCGCTCGAAGAAAAGAAAGGCGAACAAATTGTCTTAATGGACATCCACGAAATTGCCGTCTTTGCCGATTACTTCATTTTCTGCAACGGCACCAGCAACCGTATGATTGAAAGTCTGGTTGAAAGCGTTTCCGAAGCCGCCCATAAACTGTTCCACCTGGATGTCAAAGTAGAGGGACTGCCAGATGACGGCTGGATGGTGGTTGACCTGGGAGATGTGGTCATCCACCTGTTCTCTCCAGATCAACGCGAGTATTACCGCCTGGAACAGTTGTGGGATAAAGGAAAGGTGCTGTTGC
- a CDS encoding copper chaperone PCu(A)C, with product MMKIAHRIGLGLFLSVILLMSACASRQSNLTIQDPWARLGVAGGNSAIYLKIENATKEDDALISASCDAAMMTELHMTQMMDDGTMKMEPQEKISIPAGQTVELKPGGLHIMLMNLKKDLKTGDTLNLKLKFEKSGEIEVSVPVKEP from the coding sequence ATGATGAAAATTGCACACAGAATTGGGCTGGGATTGTTTCTCTCTGTGATCTTGCTGATGAGCGCATGCGCTTCCCGGCAGTCCAACCTTACCATTCAAGACCCCTGGGCGCGCCTGGGGGTTGCAGGTGGAAACAGTGCTATCTATCTGAAAATTGAGAATGCCACCAAGGAAGACGACGCACTAATCAGCGCATCCTGCGATGCCGCCATGATGACCGAATTGCACATGACTCAAATGATGGACGACGGCACCATGAAGATGGAACCGCAGGAAAAAATCTCCATACCCGCCGGGCAAACGGTGGAACTGAAACCGGGCGGATTGCACATCATGCTCATGAATCTGAAAAAAGACCTGAAAACGGGGGATACCCTCAACCTGAAATTAAAATTCGAGAAAAGCGGCGAAATTGAAGTCAGTGTACCGGTCAAAGAACCCTGA